A single genomic interval of Bacillus oleivorans harbors:
- a CDS encoding methylthioribulose 1-phosphate dehydratase has translation MSIFTSKWNELADIKDELAVRDWFMGTSGNLAIKVSDEPLQFLVTASGKDKRKRTDEDFLLVDAKGRAISATHLKPSAETLLHCSIYSRTSAGCSLHIHTVANNVISEVYGDSGKVDFQGQELIKALDRWEENALLSIPIIRNHAHIPHLAEEFESYVTGEKGAVLIRNHGITVWGKNGFEAKKLLEACEFLFQYRITLLQIKNFK, from the coding sequence GTGAGTATATTTACATCCAAGTGGAATGAATTGGCTGACATTAAAGATGAACTGGCTGTAAGAGATTGGTTTATGGGAACAAGCGGCAATTTAGCTATTAAAGTGAGTGATGAGCCGTTACAATTTCTAGTCACAGCTAGCGGCAAAGACAAAAGAAAGCGAACCGATGAGGACTTTCTTCTTGTTGATGCGAAAGGAAGAGCTATTAGTGCAACACATTTAAAGCCTTCCGCTGAAACGTTACTGCATTGTTCCATATATAGCAGGACTTCGGCTGGATGCAGTCTCCATATTCATACTGTTGCAAACAATGTTATCTCGGAAGTTTATGGGGATTCTGGCAAGGTTGATTTTCAAGGTCAGGAATTGATTAAGGCGTTGGATAGGTGGGAGGAGAATGCTCTTCTTTCTATTCCAATCATCCGAAATCATGCTCATATACCACATTTAGCCGAAGAATTTGAATCATACGTTACTGGCGAAAAAGGAGCGGTCCTGATTCGAAACCATGGCATTACGGTATGGGGCAAAAATGGGTTTGAAGCAAAAAAACTATTAGAAGCATGCGAATTTTTATTTCAATATCGCATTACCCTGTTACAAATTAAAAATTTTAAATAA
- a CDS encoding YeeE/YedE family protein, which translates to MTSQINQESRNHRSTTYVTDLSPMQKKLVAVGFLASLILLISIVQVANWTQGVLFIIGLLLGATLLYARFGFTSAFRRLASVGNTQGLQAHMLMLAIASTLFAIILSTGFSFTGITPTGYVSPVGISVLVGAFLFGIGMQLGNGCASGTLYSLGGGSSSMFLTLVSFIVGSTLGAYHFTFWMNTPALPPISLAETTGLGYFGGWAIQMVLFAAIYWITVKIAKKKNPPMIKPLPTTTGWKKVLRGSWPLFAAAIILAVLNALTLTVRGTPWGITSAFALWGGKFLSATGVDVSSWGYFSGANGEALKTTVLADSTSVMNFGIMLGAFISASFQGTFKPRKIKLGVAGAAIIGGLMMGYGARLAFGCNIGAYFGGISSYSLHGWVWMIMALLGTFIALLIRPLFGMKNPSSKDSFC; encoded by the coding sequence ATGACATCACAAATAAATCAAGAATCAAGAAATCATAGATCCACTACCTATGTCACAGATCTAAGTCCTATGCAAAAGAAATTAGTCGCGGTAGGATTTTTAGCATCTCTTATTCTATTAATCTCAATTGTTCAAGTGGCTAATTGGACACAGGGTGTACTATTTATTATTGGTCTTTTACTTGGAGCAACTTTACTGTATGCCCGCTTTGGCTTTACCTCTGCATTCCGGAGGCTTGCTTCTGTTGGAAATACCCAAGGACTACAAGCTCACATGTTAATGCTGGCTATCGCATCGACTTTATTTGCTATTATCTTGAGTACAGGTTTTAGCTTTACCGGCATTACACCAACTGGGTATGTTTCACCTGTTGGAATAAGCGTGTTGGTAGGTGCCTTCCTTTTTGGAATTGGCATGCAGCTTGGCAATGGATGTGCGTCAGGAACCTTGTATAGTCTAGGGGGAGGATCCTCTTCCATGTTCTTAACTCTTGTCTCCTTTATTGTAGGTTCAACACTGGGTGCATATCACTTCACATTCTGGATGAACACTCCTGCCCTCCCGCCGATTTCTTTGGCTGAAACGACTGGCCTTGGCTATTTTGGAGGATGGGCTATTCAAATGGTATTATTTGCGGCTATTTACTGGATTACGGTTAAGATTGCGAAAAAGAAAAATCCGCCAATGATCAAGCCTCTTCCGACAACAACGGGCTGGAAAAAAGTACTGCGCGGATCTTGGCCATTGTTTGCTGCAGCGATTATTTTAGCCGTACTAAACGCTTTAACCCTGACAGTTAGGGGAACTCCATGGGGAATTACTTCTGCTTTCGCGCTATGGGGTGGAAAATTCTTAAGCGCCACAGGTGTAGATGTTTCAAGCTGGGGTTATTTTTCAGGAGCAAACGGAGAAGCTCTTAAGACTACAGTATTAGCTGATTCTACTAGTGTGATGAACTTTGGAATTATGTTAGGTGCCTTTATTTCAGCATCTTTCCAAGGGACGTTTAAACCAAGAAAGATAAAGCTAGGAGTAGCAGGAGCTGCCATAATCGGCGGACTCATGATGGGGTATGGTGCACGACTTGCCTTCGGTTGTAACATTGGTGCCTACTTCGGAGGAATTTCTTCCTATAGCCTTCACGGATGGGTTTGGATGATCATGGCGCTCCTTGGCACTTTTATTGCTCTATTGATTCGTCCATTGTTCGGAATGAAAAACCCAAGTTCAAAAGATTCGTTTTGTTAA
- a CDS encoding Gfo/Idh/MocA family protein — MKVGMIGIGDIAKKAYLPVLTQIKGIELHVCTRNEETLAEIAAKYKIRDTYTKINELLNSGIEAAYVHSSTASHEEIIDQLLDHNIHVYIDKPITFDGDSSERLMQKARSKGLILMVGFNRRYAPPYQKLKEIEDPNLIIMQKNRSHLAADPRTFVFDDFIHVIDTLLYLFPYQINNIMIRGKQVDGLLHHVILQLEAEQGTAIGVMNREAGTTEEKVEVMSRHETRIVKNVNEIYTHKEKQILDHGYNDWEPMLHKRGFYGIITAFLEAVNNGPESYNGYDRDIQAHLIAEKIVQTLNQCERRGGSSVS, encoded by the coding sequence ATGAAAGTAGGGATGATTGGGATTGGAGATATTGCTAAAAAAGCCTATCTTCCGGTATTAACTCAAATAAAAGGGATAGAGCTCCATGTATGTACTAGAAATGAAGAGACTTTAGCAGAAATTGCAGCAAAATATAAAATTAGGGATACATATACTAAAATAAATGAGTTATTAAATAGTGGAATAGAAGCCGCTTATGTACATTCTTCAACTGCCTCTCACGAGGAGATTATTGACCAGCTTCTCGATCACAATATTCATGTTTATATTGATAAGCCAATTACGTTCGATGGTGATTCGTCTGAAAGATTGATGCAAAAGGCGAGAAGCAAAGGTTTAATATTGATGGTAGGTTTCAATCGCCGGTATGCCCCACCCTATCAAAAGCTGAAGGAAATCGAGGATCCTAATCTGATCATTATGCAAAAAAATCGCAGCCATCTCGCAGCTGATCCCCGTACGTTTGTATTTGATGACTTTATCCATGTCATCGACACATTACTGTATTTGTTTCCATACCAAATTAACAACATCATGATACGCGGGAAGCAAGTGGATGGACTATTGCATCACGTAATTCTTCAGCTTGAAGCAGAGCAGGGAACAGCAATTGGAGTAATGAATCGTGAAGCAGGGACTACTGAAGAAAAAGTGGAAGTAATGAGTCGTCATGAAACAAGAATTGTGAAAAATGTAAACGAGATTTACACACATAAAGAAAAGCAAATTTTAGATCATGGGTATAACGACTGGGAGCCTATGCTCCATAAAAGAGGATTTTACGGAATCATCACGGCTTTCTTAGAAGCGGTAAATAATGGACCAGAATCTTACAACGGTTATGACCGAGATATTCAAGCACACCTTATAGCTGAAAAAATTGTCCAAACCCTTAATCAGTGTGAACGAAGGGGCGGTTCTTCTGTTTCTTAG
- a CDS encoding 2,3-diketo-5-methylthiopentyl-1-phosphate enolase codes for MSEVIASYQIYGKTGSFEKKAEGIALGLTVGSWTDLPLLEQNQLAKHKGQVISIQEFPADVHPDKKDEIKAEVKISYPSLNFSSDFPAILTTVFGKLSLDGEIKLQDLIFAPKLLQSFPGPQFGIEGIRSILNIQDRPLVMSIFKGVIGRDLDYLTSQLREQALGGVDLVKDDEILFENPLTPFEKRILASKKVLQEVFEETGHRTLYAVNLTGRTSELRDKARKAKELGADALLFNVHSYGLDVLQELAEDEEIRLPLMAHPAFSGAFTSSPFYGVSGSLVLGKLVRYAGADFSLFPSPYGSVALEKSIALAIGEKLTEETSLKQAFPVPSAGIHPGLVPLLIKDFGKDCIINAGGGVHGHPHGAAGGGKAFRQAVAAALAGVSLSDAAIEQIELREALELWGGA; via the coding sequence ATGAGTGAAGTTATCGCTTCCTATCAAATTTATGGGAAGACAGGTTCTTTTGAGAAAAAAGCAGAAGGAATTGCACTAGGGTTAACCGTTGGTTCTTGGACTGATTTACCCCTTTTAGAACAAAATCAGTTAGCAAAACATAAGGGGCAAGTTATTTCTATTCAAGAATTTCCAGCAGATGTCCATCCAGATAAAAAGGACGAAATTAAAGCTGAAGTAAAGATTTCCTATCCAAGCTTAAATTTCTCTTCAGATTTTCCTGCTATTTTAACCACTGTTTTTGGAAAATTGTCATTAGACGGAGAAATCAAATTACAAGATTTAATTTTTGCTCCAAAGTTGCTTCAAAGTTTCCCTGGCCCCCAGTTTGGGATTGAAGGAATCAGGAGCATCCTAAACATCCAAGACCGCCCATTAGTTATGAGTATATTTAAGGGTGTGATCGGAAGGGATTTAGATTATTTAACATCTCAGCTTAGGGAGCAAGCTTTAGGTGGAGTAGACCTTGTTAAAGACGATGAAATTCTGTTTGAAAACCCTCTTACTCCATTTGAAAAACGAATTCTCGCGTCTAAAAAAGTATTACAGGAAGTTTTTGAAGAAACCGGACATCGTACCCTTTATGCTGTTAACTTGACTGGAAGAACATCCGAGTTAAGAGATAAGGCCAGAAAAGCAAAAGAACTTGGAGCAGATGCATTGCTCTTTAATGTTCATTCCTATGGTCTTGATGTACTGCAGGAATTAGCAGAAGATGAGGAAATCAGGCTTCCGCTTATGGCTCATCCGGCATTTAGCGGGGCTTTTACTTCTTCACCTTTTTATGGTGTTTCAGGATCGCTCGTCCTAGGGAAATTAGTTCGTTATGCCGGGGCAGACTTCTCGCTGTTCCCTTCTCCATACGGAAGCGTCGCCCTTGAAAAATCGATTGCCCTAGCAATCGGTGAAAAATTAACGGAAGAAACCAGCTTAAAGCAGGCTTTCCCTGTCCCTTCCGCAGGTATTCATCCTGGTCTAGTTCCGCTTTTGATTAAAGACTTTGGAAAGGATTGTATTATTAACGCAGGTGGCGGGGTTCATGGACATCCGCATGGTGCAGCCGGAGGCGGTAAGGCATTTCGTCAAGCAGTTGCTGCGGCGTTAGCTGGGGTTTCATTAAGTGATGCTGCAATAGAACAAATAGAGCTGAGAGAAGCCCTTGAATTATGGGGAGGAGCGTAA
- a CDS encoding aconitate hydratase produces MALNVTQKLIKAHLLSGEMIPGQEIGLKIDQTLTQDATGTMVMLELEAMGLEYAKTEASAQYVDHNLIQVDSKNPDDHLFLQSATRRFGMYYSRPGNGVSHPVHMQRLAKPGKTLLGSDSHTCANGCMGMLAMGAGGIDVAMAIAGEPFYVKMPKVWGIKLTGKLPDWVSAKDVILELLRRHDVKGGVGRVIEYYGPGLESLTAMDRHVIANMGAELGATATVFPSDQEIGRFLKQQGRKEDWIELAADKGASYDLHEEINLSELEPLIAKPSSPGNVVPVREVEGLPIYQSYVGSSANPGFRDFAIVAEIVKGKEVAPGISFDINPTSRQMLTDLVKEGHIASLLQAGARLHQAGCNGCIGMGQAPATGRNSLRTTPRNFPGRSGTREDSVFLCSPETAAASALKGVITDPRSLDMDYPKVKEPEKPTIDLNLLDEPLPYEEAKKVELHKGPNIASIPNMDELQDNLEVPILLKMGDNISTDEILAGGARVLPYRSNLPEISKFAFEIIDDNYYDNAMKIRDQGGHAVVGGFNYGQGSSREHAALAPRYLGLRVALVKDFARIHWQNLVNFGILPVTFVHEEDYDKLEQGDVLVFTDLRKKIQQGNEFNISVKGKGLEIMVRHTLSGRQIEMMVKGGLINWVKDRQKSHA; encoded by the coding sequence ATGGCATTGAATGTTACCCAAAAATTGATTAAGGCCCATCTATTATCTGGTGAAATGATTCCCGGTCAGGAAATCGGACTGAAAATCGATCAAACGTTAACGCAAGATGCTACAGGAACTATGGTTATGCTTGAATTAGAAGCAATGGGGCTAGAGTATGCGAAAACAGAGGCATCTGCACAGTATGTCGACCACAATCTTATTCAAGTAGACAGTAAAAATCCGGATGATCATTTATTTTTGCAAAGTGCTACGCGCAGGTTTGGAATGTATTATAGCCGGCCTGGGAATGGTGTAAGCCATCCTGTTCATATGCAGCGGCTCGCTAAGCCAGGAAAAACGTTACTTGGTTCTGACAGCCATACGTGTGCTAATGGCTGTATGGGAATGCTGGCAATGGGGGCAGGCGGTATTGATGTAGCAATGGCCATTGCAGGAGAACCATTTTATGTGAAAATGCCGAAAGTATGGGGAATAAAATTAACCGGTAAACTGCCGGATTGGGTGAGTGCAAAGGATGTGATTCTCGAACTGCTTCGCCGCCATGATGTAAAAGGTGGTGTAGGGCGAGTTATTGAATATTATGGACCTGGCCTAGAAAGCTTAACAGCGATGGATCGCCATGTAATCGCAAATATGGGGGCTGAGCTAGGAGCAACAGCTACTGTTTTTCCTTCTGATCAAGAAATTGGACGATTCCTAAAACAGCAGGGACGTAAAGAAGACTGGATAGAGTTAGCAGCCGATAAAGGGGCAAGCTATGATTTACATGAAGAAATCAATCTGTCTGAACTGGAACCGCTGATTGCCAAACCTTCAAGTCCGGGGAATGTAGTTCCGGTCAGGGAAGTGGAAGGATTGCCAATTTATCAATCGTATGTAGGGTCATCCGCTAATCCGGGATTCCGTGATTTTGCAATAGTTGCTGAAATCGTAAAAGGAAAAGAGGTTGCTCCAGGAATTTCTTTTGACATTAATCCAACGTCTAGGCAAATGTTAACAGATTTGGTCAAAGAGGGCCATATAGCAAGTTTGCTACAGGCTGGAGCAAGGCTTCATCAGGCAGGCTGTAATGGGTGCATTGGAATGGGACAAGCACCTGCAACTGGCAGAAACAGTCTGAGAACAACGCCTCGAAATTTCCCTGGCCGTTCTGGTACAAGAGAGGATAGTGTATTCTTATGCAGCCCTGAGACAGCAGCAGCTTCTGCTTTAAAAGGAGTGATTACCGATCCGCGTTCGTTGGATATGGATTATCCTAAAGTAAAAGAACCAGAAAAACCAACAATTGATTTAAATTTATTAGATGAGCCGCTTCCATACGAAGAGGCAAAGAAAGTGGAATTACACAAAGGCCCAAATATTGCATCTATTCCAAACATGGATGAATTGCAAGATAACTTAGAAGTTCCGATCCTATTGAAGATGGGAGACAATATATCAACTGATGAAATTTTAGCAGGCGGTGCTCGTGTCCTTCCTTATCGGAGCAATTTACCTGAAATCAGTAAGTTTGCCTTTGAGATTATTGATGACAACTATTATGACAATGCCATGAAAATACGGGACCAAGGCGGCCATGCCGTTGTAGGCGGTTTTAATTATGGACAAGGATCGAGCCGTGAACATGCTGCGTTAGCCCCAAGGTATTTAGGGTTAAGGGTTGCGTTAGTAAAAGACTTTGCCCGTATCCATTGGCAAAACCTTGTTAATTTTGGGATCTTGCCCGTTACCTTTGTCCATGAAGAAGATTATGACAAATTAGAGCAAGGGGATGTTCTTGTATTTACTGACTTGCGGAAAAAAATCCAGCAAGGCAATGAATTCAATATTAGTGTAAAAGGAAAAGGACTCGAGATTATGGTCCGTCACACTTTATCAGGACGGCAAATTGAAATGATGGTAAAAGGCGGCTTGATCAATTGGGTAAAAGATCGTCAAAAAAGTCATGCGTGA
- a CDS encoding 2-hydroxy-3-keto-5-methylthiopentenyl-1-phosphate phosphatase, producing MKQPIIFCDFDGTITNKDNIVNIMNQFGPPEADAIKEDILNQRISIFEGVSRLFSLLPSSKRDDIISFVIRDAQIREGFREFVEFTRARSLPLYIVSGGIDFFVYPLLEPFAPFAGIFCNEADFSGDHIHINFPYSCDESCSSKGCGCCKPSIIRKMSSDNHLNIVIGDSITDLQAAKMADVVIARDFLIKKCEELGIPYEPFETFKDCIDIIQNRLDVRV from the coding sequence ATGAAACAACCAATCATCTTTTGTGATTTTGATGGAACCATCACGAACAAAGATAATATTGTCAATATCATGAATCAGTTTGGTCCGCCTGAAGCAGATGCCATTAAAGAAGATATTTTAAACCAGCGGATTTCTATTTTTGAAGGAGTTAGCAGGCTATTTTCTTTACTCCCATCTTCTAAAAGAGATGACATCATCTCCTTTGTCATCAGGGATGCACAAATTCGCGAGGGCTTTCGTGAATTTGTAGAGTTTACAAGAGCAAGAAGCTTACCGCTTTATATTGTAAGTGGCGGCATCGACTTTTTCGTTTATCCCTTACTGGAACCATTTGCACCTTTTGCAGGGATTTTCTGTAATGAAGCAGACTTTTCAGGAGATCACATTCATATAAACTTTCCGTATTCTTGTGATGAAAGCTGTTCAAGTAAAGGCTGCGGCTGCTGTAAGCCATCTATTATCAGGAAAATGTCTTCCGATAACCACTTGAACATTGTCATCGGGGACTCGATCACAGATCTTCAGGCAGCGAAGATGGCAGATGTCGTGATCGCAAGAGATTTCCTTATTAAAAAATGCGAAGAGTTAGGCATTCCTTATGAACCTTTCGAAACATTCAAGGACTGTATTGACATCATTCAAAACCGATTGGATGTGAGAGTGTGA
- the mscL gene encoding large conductance mechanosensitive channel protein MscL, with product MWQEFKKFALKGNVLDLAIAVVIGTAFGKIVTSLVEDIIMPMVGLLLGGIDFSHLAYDAVKYGVFIETIIDFLIIAFSIFLVVRFFNRFKKKEEAAAPVIDQKEELLREIRDLLKDGK from the coding sequence ATGTGGCAAGAATTTAAAAAGTTTGCATTAAAAGGAAATGTATTGGACCTAGCTATTGCGGTTGTAATTGGGACTGCATTTGGCAAAATCGTTACTTCCCTCGTTGAAGACATCATTATGCCAATGGTAGGGTTATTGTTAGGAGGAATAGATTTTAGCCACCTTGCTTACGATGCGGTGAAATACGGAGTTTTTATTGAAACTATCATTGATTTTCTCATTATTGCATTTTCAATTTTTTTGGTCGTTCGCTTCTTTAACCGGTTTAAGAAAAAGGAAGAAGCTGCAGCACCCGTTATCGATCAAAAAGAAGAGTTATTGCGGGAAATTAGGGATTTGCTGAAAGATGGAAAATAA
- the mtnK gene encoding S-methyl-5-thioribose kinase, translating into MTILEKQKYEPLTVESAAQLVKELKLFKETACLEVREIGDGNLNYVFKITDAEKGRGVIIKQALPYAKVVGESWPLTLKRSTIEANALKKHGEYVPHLVPKVFATDENLAITIMEDLSHLTIARSGLINGEDYPKLSSDIGEYLARTLFSTSDFALHPFEKKRLAVKFSNPELCKITEDLIFTDPFFDHETNNYEPELRTDLEGIWNNKPLKLEVARLKRSFLTEAEALLHGDLHTGSIFASDTETKVIDPEFAFYGPIGFDVGLFIGNLIFQVIVREGNKREVIKTHIENTWNVFASVFSELWDKNNVEPFAEVEGYQKQFLQKVFSDALGFAGCELIRRTVGLAHVKDLDGIQDNEKRITSKRHALAIGTALILQRREFKSIKEAITLLEEKLR; encoded by the coding sequence ATGACTATTTTAGAAAAACAAAAATATGAGCCTTTGACCGTCGAATCAGCAGCTCAACTCGTAAAGGAATTGAAGTTATTTAAAGAAACAGCATGCTTAGAAGTGCGGGAAATCGGAGACGGCAATCTTAATTATGTATTCAAGATTACAGATGCTGAAAAAGGCAGAGGCGTTATTATAAAACAGGCGTTGCCTTATGCAAAGGTCGTAGGAGAAAGCTGGCCACTTACACTAAAAAGATCCACTATCGAAGCCAATGCATTGAAAAAGCATGGGGAATATGTGCCGCATCTTGTTCCGAAGGTATTTGCAACAGACGAAAATCTGGCGATTACAATCATGGAGGATTTGTCTCATTTAACGATTGCCCGAAGCGGTTTGATTAATGGTGAAGACTATCCTAAGCTGTCTAGTGATATTGGTGAATATTTAGCTCGTACTCTGTTTTCAACTTCCGATTTTGCATTACATCCTTTTGAAAAGAAACGTTTGGCTGTTAAGTTTTCAAATCCAGAGCTATGCAAAATTACTGAAGATCTGATTTTTACGGACCCATTTTTCGATCATGAAACAAATAATTATGAACCAGAGCTGCGAACTGATTTGGAAGGGATTTGGAACAATAAACCGTTAAAACTTGAAGTAGCCAGGTTAAAAAGAAGCTTTCTTACAGAGGCGGAAGCACTATTACATGGAGATCTTCATACGGGAAGTATTTTTGCAAGTGATACAGAAACAAAGGTGATTGATCCGGAATTCGCCTTTTATGGTCCAATTGGCTTTGATGTCGGTCTGTTTATTGGGAATCTAATCTTTCAAGTTATTGTAAGGGAAGGAAACAAAAGAGAAGTGATCAAGACACACATTGAAAATACATGGAATGTTTTCGCTTCTGTATTTTCTGAATTATGGGATAAAAACAATGTGGAACCTTTTGCAGAAGTGGAGGGCTACCAAAAGCAATTTTTACAAAAGGTTTTTTCAGATGCCTTAGGCTTTGCCGGCTGCGAACTAATCAGAAGAACAGTCGGACTGGCGCATGTAAAAGATCTGGATGGAATTCAAGACAACGAGAAGAGAATTACATCAAAAAGACATGCACTTGCAATCGGTACAGCTCTCATATTGCAGCGCAGAGAATTCAAGTCGATCAAAGAAGCTATTACTTTATTAGAGGAGAAGTTACGATGA
- a CDS encoding 1,2-dihydroxy-3-keto-5-methylthiopentene dioxygenase, whose product MATIKIQGTEQIISGQTEVAAFLEDQGVIYEYWDINQLPVELREKFDLSDEEKEEILKAFKTEIDSISERRGYKSADVISLSDSNPNLDALLKNFERKHHHTDDEVRFIVSGHGVFIIKGADEGFFEVHLSPGDLISVPENTLHYFTLSDDRKVVAIRLFITAAGWEPVYADENVNA is encoded by the coding sequence ATGGCAACTATTAAAATTCAAGGTACCGAACAAATCATTTCAGGACAAACTGAGGTAGCTGCATTTTTGGAGGATCAAGGAGTTATTTATGAATATTGGGACATTAATCAGCTTCCTGTAGAGCTTCGTGAAAAGTTTGATTTAAGTGACGAGGAAAAAGAAGAAATTTTAAAAGCCTTCAAAACTGAAATTGACTCCATTTCCGAACGTCGCGGCTACAAGTCGGCTGATGTTATTTCATTATCCGATTCTAATCCAAATTTAGATGCGCTTTTGAAAAACTTTGAAAGAAAGCATCATCATACGGACGATGAAGTCCGCTTTATTGTAAGCGGTCATGGTGTTTTCATTATCAAAGGAGCAGACGAGGGCTTTTTCGAAGTTCATTTAAGCCCTGGTGACTTAATATCAGTCCCTGAGAATACACTTCATTATTTTACCCTATCTGACGATCGAAAGGTTGTAGCCATCCGCCTGTTCATTACTGCGGCAGGCTGGGAACCCGTGTATGCAGATGAAAATGTAAATGCATAA
- a CDS encoding ribonuclease H-like YkuK family protein, with protein sequence MEALKDTFFANRPLTFKNLTDSNLTFEDVYFRIVSFMRQEPMGNYRLMIGTDSHVYSKETIFITGIVIQRVGRGAWACYRKLVYPNPIRNLHQKISIETSLTEQVAYMFNDELKNELIDIVLPHVYKGASLTMEGHLDIGKGQRNKTREFVSEMVARIEAHGIQAKIKPDSLVASSYANRYTK encoded by the coding sequence ATGGAAGCACTGAAAGATACTTTCTTTGCTAACCGGCCGCTGACGTTTAAAAATTTAACAGATTCAAATTTAACCTTTGAGGATGTGTATTTTCGTATAGTTTCCTTTATGAGGCAGGAGCCAATGGGCAATTATAGGCTCATGATTGGAACCGATTCTCATGTCTATTCAAAAGAGACCATATTTATAACGGGCATCGTTATTCAAAGAGTAGGAAGAGGGGCATGGGCTTGCTATCGGAAATTGGTATATCCAAATCCTATCCGTAATTTACATCAAAAGATTTCAATTGAAACATCGCTAACCGAACAGGTTGCCTATATGTTTAACGATGAATTGAAAAATGAGCTAATCGATATTGTTCTGCCGCATGTTTATAAAGGAGCCAGTTTAACGATGGAGGGTCACTTGGACATCGGCAAAGGACAGAGGAATAAGACGAGGGAATTTGTGTCAGAGATGGTAGCGAGAATAGAGGCACATGGAATACAAGCAAAAATCAAACCAGACTCACTTGTAGCATCGAGCTATGCAAACCGGTATACAAAATAA
- a CDS encoding MFS transporter, which yields MSYKMDQAAILGGNPDWIQSYIDDKEKQKKLYKRTLIIVVLSQIFGGAGLAAGITVGALLAQDMLGSNSYAGVPTALFTLGSAGAALAVGRLSQHFGRRAGLAAGFLTGGIGAIGVILSAVTSNIILLFASLLIYGAGSATNLQARYAGTDLANPTQRAKAISIAMVSTTFGAVAGPNLVEPMGEFALFIGVPALAGPFILAATAFVLAGLVLLVFLCPDPLVVADAIAARQRTDKSNVSGAGSDLFADNKRGIAVAATLMVTTQMVMVAIMTMTPVHIGHYGHGLREVGIIIGIHVAAMYLPSLVTGILVDKLGRNIMAIASGVTLLAAGGLAAFAPAESIFYLTIALALLGLGWNIGLISGTAMLVDATTASTRAKTQGSVDVLVALSGATGGVLSGIVVAHSSFTTLSLAGGIFALLLIPSVMWFNRTDK from the coding sequence ATGTCTTATAAAATGGATCAGGCAGCGATATTAGGGGGTAATCCAGATTGGATTCAAAGTTACATAGATGATAAAGAGAAGCAGAAGAAACTGTATAAACGTACCTTGATAATTGTGGTCCTTTCACAAATTTTTGGTGGAGCGGGTCTTGCTGCGGGGATAACAGTGGGAGCCCTTTTGGCTCAGGATATGTTAGGTTCAAATAGTTATGCAGGGGTACCGACGGCATTGTTTACGCTTGGTTCGGCTGGAGCTGCTCTAGCTGTAGGACGACTTTCTCAGCATTTTGGGCGCAGGGCGGGGTTAGCTGCGGGCTTCTTAACGGGAGGAATAGGTGCGATCGGAGTCATTCTTTCCGCCGTAACTAGTAATATCATTCTGCTATTTGCTTCTCTATTAATCTATGGGGCTGGCTCAGCTACAAACCTGCAAGCACGCTATGCCGGGACTGACTTGGCAAATCCGACTCAGCGCGCAAAGGCCATTAGTATCGCGATGGTATCTACCACATTTGGAGCTGTTGCTGGTCCTAACTTGGTTGAGCCAATGGGTGAATTTGCTTTATTTATTGGAGTTCCTGCTCTGGCTGGTCCCTTTATACTTGCTGCGACAGCCTTTGTCCTTGCCGGCTTGGTCTTATTAGTATTTCTTTGCCCAGACCCGCTTGTTGTAGCGGATGCTATCGCTGCTAGACAGAGAACCGATAAAAGTAACGTTTCTGGAGCAGGGTCCGATCTATTTGCTGACAATAAACGGGGAATTGCGGTTGCAGCTACATTGATGGTTACAACTCAAATGGTGATGGTGGCAATCATGACAATGACTCCCGTTCATATAGGGCACTATGGACATGGTTTACGTGAGGTTGGAATCATCATAGGAATACATGTGGCAGCAATGTATCTTCCGTCCCTCGTAACAGGAATCCTAGTCGACAAATTGGGAAGAAATATAATGGCGATTGCGTCTGGTGTCACTTTACTAGCTGCTGGCGGCCTGGCAGCTTTTGCACCGGCTGAATCGATTTTCTATTTAACCATTGCACTAGCCTTATTGGGGCTAGGCTGGAATATTGGCTTGATTAGCGGCACAGCGATGCTTGTGGATGCAACGACTGCTTCCACTCGCGCTAAAACTCAAGGCTCCGTAGATGTCCTAGTTGCTTTGTCAGGAGCAACAGGAGGTGTCCTATCTGGTATTGTGGTAGCTCATTCGAGTTTTACAACTCTTTCACTGGCAGGGGGCATCTTTGCATTGCTTCTGATCCCGAGTGTGATGTGGTTTAACAGAACTGACAAATAA